GCCGGAAGGGCGTAACCTGCTGCTCGGCGTCGCTCCAGGCGTTTTCCGGGTCGGGGTGGGTTTCCAGCATCAGGCCGTCGTAGTCCAGGTCGAGGGCCTTTTGCGCCACGGGCAGCAGCAAATCGCGCCGCCCGCTGATGTGGCTCGGGTCGCAGATCAGCGGCAGCTCCGGAAAGCGCGTTTTCAGCTCGATGGGGATGGCCCAAGTGGGCGCGTTGCGGTATTTGCTAGGTGCCCCGGTGCTGAAGCCACGGTGAATGGCCGCCAAATCGCGCACGCCGGCACGGCTGAGGCGCTCCAAGGCGCCAGCCCACAACGCCAGGTCGGGGTTCACGGGGTTCTTCACCATCACGGGCACGCCGGTGCCGCCCAGGGCCTCGGCCAGCTCCTGCACGGCAAAGGGGTTCACGGTGGTGCGGGCGCCAATCCAAACCACATCCACGCCGTGCACCAGGCATTCCTCTACGTGGCGAGGCGTGGCTACTTCAACGGTTACGGCCAGGCCGGTTTCCGCTTTCACGCGCTGCAGCCACTTGAGGCCCACCGCCCCAATGCCTTCGAAGGAGCCCGGCCGGGTGCGCGGCTTCCAGATACCAGCTCTAAACAAATCGACGCCCAAGCCTTGCAGCCCACGGGCGGTAGCCATTACTTGTTCTTCGGTTTCGGCCGAGCAGGGGCCGGCCAGCAGCAGGGGCTGCGCCTTGCGGGCCAGCAACCGGGTAAAATACGTGTCGAGTTCCATGGCTGAGGGCAGCTGGCCAGCCCCGCCCAATTTGCCGGAACCGCCGTTGCCACCTAGGGGTTTTAAGCACGCCACCGGCATGCTGGCTTATGATAACAGCGCCGCCCAAAACGATGTTTCGTGGCTATCTTCGCAGCCCAAAGCTACCACCCCGCATGCCCGAGCCCCAAACCCACCCGAGCGTTTCCTTCGACAATACCGCCGTGGCCTTCGCCAGTAAGTCGGACGGCGACCTGAAACAGATGTACGCCCTGTTTGCTGCCATGAACAACAAGGGCCTTGTTGACCTAGGCGGCGGCATGATGAAGCGCGCCCTGAGCTGGGGCCTGCCTGGCAGCAAAACCATCATCAAGCACACCATCTTCAAGCAGTTTTGCGGCGGCGAAACCATTGCGGAGTGCAAGCCCGTGATTGCCGAGCTGGGCAAGTTCAACATCGGCACCATCCTCGATTACTCGGTGGAGGGCGAAGGCAACGAGCACAGCTTCGACCACACCCGCGACGAGCTGCTGAAAACCATCGACCTGGCCGCCGGCCACCCCCACATTCCGTTTTCGGTGTTTAAGGTGACGGGCGTAGCCGATAGCGCCCTGCTCGAAAAAGTGCAGGCCAAGCAGCCGCTTGCCGCCGCCGAGCAGCAAGCCTACGACCGCGCCCTGCAGCGCATCGACGCGCTGTGCCGCCGCGCCCACGAGCGCAACGTGCGCATTTTCATCGACGCCGAGGAGAGCTGGTTTCAGGATACCATCGACGACATTGCCCGCGACATGATGCGCCGCTACAACCACGAGCGCGCCATCGTGTGGAACACTTACCAGCTTTACCGCCACGACCGCCTCGACGCCCTCAAAGCCGACCACGACCACGCCGTGCAGGAGGGTTACTACCTAGGAGCCAAGCTGGTGCGCGGGGCCTACATGGAGAAAGAAGGCCGCGTGGCGCAGCAGCGCGGCTACCGCAACCCCATCAACCCCAGTAAGCAAGCCACCGACGAGCTGTACGACGAGGCCCTGCGCTTTTCCGTCGAGCACATCGAGCGCCTGGCCATTTGCGCCGGCACCCACAACGAGGCCTCCTCACGCCTGCTCACCGAGTTGCTGGCCGAGGCCGGCCTCGCCCCCAACGACGAGCGCGTGTGGTTTGCCCAGCTCTACGGCATGAGCGACAACCTGAGCTACAACCTGGCCCACGCCGGTTACAACACGGCCAAGTACGTGCCCTACGGCCCCGTAGAAGCCGTAATGCCTTACCTGCTGCGCCGCGCCGATGAAAACACCGCCATAGCGGGCCAAAGCAGCCGCGAGTTTCTGCTGATTAAGCGCGAAATGGAACGCCGCCGAAACAAAGTACGCTAAGCCTCAGCGGCATAGTTATTGGTAAAAAGCCCGTTGCCTTGGAAGTATCCAACGCAACGGGCTTTTTTGGTATTTTCCCCTCCCCTTCTCCCCTACATCTTAGCAACAACATGATTACACGCGTACGCCGCTTTCTTATTCAGTACTCGCGCCACCAAACCGGTACGGCCAGCTACCTCACGGTAGTTCAGGAAGCGGAGCTAGGTCTTAATCTCGATATATCGCACGAAAAGGCCCGCCTAAACGAAATCCTGGCCGAAATATCGGAAACCGAGTACACCGCCGGCCGCCCCGTGCTTAGCTGCCTGGTAAAAGTGGAAGGCTCGAAAGGCCAGGGCGATAATTTCTTCAAGCTTTGCGAGCGGCTGGGCATGGGCCCCTGGCGCGAGCTAAAGCAAAATCCTGATTTTCTGCAGGAAATGCGCAGCGCCTGCCGCGATTTCTGGCGCAACGACGACAACTTTGCGCAGTTCGGCTAAGGGCAGAGCGGCGAGGTTTACAGGATACTCGGCAGGTTAATTTGGACACTGTCGTGTAACCTCAAGTAGATGGGGCGCGTTAAGGAAGCCATCGAGTCTGTTTAGTGGCTAACCGCAGCAGGCTTTGGTGAATTTCCCTTCCTTTTTCACCCAACCACAACCTCACCAAAATGAACACCGACAATAATTCGAACCTCGGCAACACGCCCGGCACTGGCTCTTCGATGAACCCCGCTAACCAAGGTACTGGCGCAGGCGCCGGCTACGGCAGCGAAAAGCACTCGGGCAGCGGCTCGATGGGCAGCTCGGGACTGAACTCCAGCAGCAACATTTCGAACGCTTCGAGCACCGGCTCGGGCACCGATCAGAGCACCGGCGCAAACTACAACTCGGGTTCGTCGCTGGGCAATAGCAACATGGGTTCGTCGTCGTCGTACGGCACGCCGCAAAACAGCGGCATCGACCCCGACCAGAAGCACCACGATTACAGCGCTACCGAAAAAGGCGGCGCTATGGCCGGCGGCCTGGGTGCCGCAGTTGGCCGCGGCGTTGATGCCGTGCAAAACACTGCCGGCGATGCCGCCCGCGCCGTAACTGGCAACGATTCGACCTACGGTTCGAGCAACCAGTCGGGCCGTATCCTGACTTCGACGTTCCGCGACCGTGAGTCGGCTGAGCGTGCTTACAGCTCGCTTTCGTCGCGCGGTTACACCAAGGACGACGTGAACCTGATGATGTCGGACGAAACGCGCAAGACGCACTTCGGCGACCACACGCCCGACTCTGAGCTGGGCAACAAAGCCATGGAAGGCGCAGGCGTAGGTTCGGCTATCGGCGGTACCGCCGGTGCTGTAATCGGCGCTATCGCAGCTAT
The sequence above is drawn from the Hymenobacter sp. YIM 151858-1 genome and encodes:
- a CDS encoding bifunctional 3-deoxy-7-phosphoheptulonate synthase/chorismate mutase type II; this encodes MELDTYFTRLLARKAQPLLLAGPCSAETEEQVMATARGLQGLGVDLFRAGIWKPRTRPGSFEGIGAVGLKWLQRVKAETGLAVTVEVATPRHVEECLVHGVDVVWIGARTTVNPFAVQELAEALGGTGVPVMVKNPVNPDLALWAGALERLSRAGVRDLAAIHRGFSTGAPSKYRNAPTWAIPIELKTRFPELPLICDPSHISGRRDLLLPVAQKALDLDYDGLMLETHPDPENAWSDAEQQVTPFRLAEMMHELKHRYRSTDNRDYLNKAEDLRHKMDVADQEIIEALARRMALVEELAEYKKQNNIKILQLDRWNEIYQSRPEWAARLNMNDKFVAELYKLIHIESIRKQTEIMQRPE
- a CDS encoding proline dehydrogenase family protein; this encodes MPEPQTHPSVSFDNTAVAFASKSDGDLKQMYALFAAMNNKGLVDLGGGMMKRALSWGLPGSKTIIKHTIFKQFCGGETIAECKPVIAELGKFNIGTILDYSVEGEGNEHSFDHTRDELLKTIDLAAGHPHIPFSVFKVTGVADSALLEKVQAKQPLAAAEQQAYDRALQRIDALCRRAHERNVRIFIDAEESWFQDTIDDIARDMMRRYNHERAIVWNTYQLYRHDRLDALKADHDHAVQEGYYLGAKLVRGAYMEKEGRVAQQRGYRNPINPSKQATDELYDEALRFSVEHIERLAICAGTHNEASSRLLTELLAEAGLAPNDERVWFAQLYGMSDNLSYNLAHAGYNTAKYVPYGPVEAVMPYLLRRADENTAIAGQSSREFLLIKREMERRRNKVR